A window of Komagataella phaffii GS115 chromosome 1, complete sequence contains these coding sequences:
- a CDS encoding Protein required, with Elongator complex, Kti11p & Kti12p, for modification of wobble nucleosides in gives MNYYLLRCGSNGKYQLGLGDDEDKDHLVEEKLNWEPSKIACGGNHTLVLSTDGYIYGCGDNSKGQCGIDDVPVVPNLTAVPKVGGSDWTDVAAGWQFSLLLNENRELWVCGEGFSGELGLGKKMYQTKLTKIPGIWDIDQIETSIHSVMIKLKGGQLYGWGNNRKGLLNLDSDRIIWEPQLIDEQVKQVSLARSFSVVVKEGSLSVKGKTDIQCKLDPKEISFLSTMWSSLHFIEKNKLHSMGNNSHGQIFYDGLSVENIEQISLGSEHGLILYANHSVSAWGWGEHGNCGQKPIENKDRPTDEQVTYSLNEIYNGSRPVKFIQGGCATSWIVVSDVS, from the coding sequence ATGAACTACTACCTATTGAGGTGTGGTTCTAACGGCAAATACCAGTTAGGACTTGGTGATGACGAGGATAAAGACCACTTGGTGGAGGAGAAACTAAATTGGGAACCCTCCAAGATTGCTTGTGGCGGCAACCACACCTTGGTCTTGTCAACCGATGGATATATATATGGTTGTGGAGACAACTCCAAGGGACAATGCGGGATTGATGACGTCCCAGTCGTCCCCAATTTAACAGCAGTTCCAAAGGTTGGGGGTTCAGACTGGACTGATGTAGCGGCCGGATGGCAGTTTAGCTtacttttgaatgaaaacaGAGAATTATGGGTCTGTGGGGAAGGTTTTAGTGGGGAGTTGGGGCtaggaaagaaaatgtaCCAGACGAAGCTCACCAAAATCCCTGGTATTTGGGATATTGACCAGATAGAGACGTCCATTCATTCGGTTATGATCAAGTTAAAAGGTGGCCAGTTGTATGGATGGGGGAATAATAGAAAAGGGCTCTTAAATCTAGATTCAGATAGAATAATATGGGAGCCTCAATTGATTGATGAACAGGTCAAACAAGTCTCTTTGGCAAGATCCTTCTCTGTTGTGGTAAAGGAAGGTTCCCTAAGTGTTAAAGGAAAAACAGATATTCAGTGTAAACTAGATCCAAAGGAAATTAGTTTCCTCTCTACCATGTGGAGCTCACTGcatttcattgaaaaaaacaaGTTGCATTCTATGGGAAACAACTCACATGGTCAAATCTTTTATGACGGACTTTCGGTTGAGAATATCGAACAAATATCTCTCGGTAGTGAGCATGGATTGATACTCTACGCCAATCATTCTGTCTCTGCTTGGGGTTGGGGTGAACATGGCAATTGTGGTCAGAAACCAATAGAAAATAAAGACAGACCAACAGACGAACAAGTTACGTACTCATTAAACGAGATTTACAACGGAAGCCGTCCTGTCAAGTTTATCCAGGGCGGTTGCGCTACAAGTTGGATAGTTGTAAGTGATGTATCGTGA
- a CDS encoding Mitochondrial NADP-specific isocitrate dehydrogenase, catalyzes the oxidation of isocitrate, with translation MLTLLSAKSLVGFKPLSGVRSFSQGMANLDKIKVRNPIVELDGDEMTRIIWKIIKDKLINPYLDVDLKYYDLSIQSRDATNDQITIDAANAIKEHGVGVKCATITPDEARVKEFGLKKMWVSPNGTIRNILNGTVFREPIVIGDRVPRIIPGWSEPIIIGRHAHGDQYKATDLVVSEPGKLELTFTPANGGEVQTLKVYDYKSPGVGLAMYNTEESIRGFAHSSFKMALTKKLPLYLSTKNTILKKYDGRFKDIFQEIFESTYKEQFEGAGIWYEHRLIDDMVAQMIKSKGGFVLALKNYDGDVQSDIVAQGFGSLGLMTSVLMTPDGKAFESEAAHGTVTRHYRQHQQGKETSTNSIASIFAWSRGLAQRGRLDNTPEVVDFANLLEKVVIDTVQQDGIMTKDLALAAGKTDRSAYVTTTEFLDAVASKLQSKLNI, from the coding sequence ATGTTGACCCTACTCTCAGCTAAGAGCTTAGTTGGCTTTAAGCCACTCTCAGGAGTGCGCAGTTTCTCTCAGGGAATGGCTAATCTTGATAAGATCAAGGTTCGCAACCCTATTGTTGAGCTGGATGGTGATGAAATGACCAGAATTATCTGGAAAATTATCAAAGACAAACTGATCAACCCGTACTTGGATGTAGATCTCAAGTACTATGACTTGAGTATCCAATCAAGAGACGCTACTAACGATCAAATCACTATTGATGCCGCTAATGCCATCAAGGAACACGGTGTTGGTGTGAAATGTGCAACCATCACCCCTGATGAGGCTAGAGTAAAGGAGTTCGGACTGAAGAAGATGTGGGTCTCCCCAAATGGTACTATCAGGAACATTTTGAATGGTACTGTGTTTAGAGAGCCAATTGTCATTGGAGACAGGGTCCCACGAATTATTCCTGGATGGAGTGAACCTATTATCATTGGAAGACATGCTCATGGTGATCAATATAAGGCAACTGACTTAGTTGTCAGCGAGCCAGGTAAGCTTGAGTTAACTTTCACTCCTGCCAATGGTGGTGAAgtccaaactttgaaggttTATGACTATAAGAGCCCTGGTGTCGGTTTGGCCATGTATAACACTGAAGAGTCAATCAGAGGATTTGCTCattcatctttcaagatGGCCTTGACTAAGAAGTTGCCATTGTATTTGAGTACCAAGAACACCATTCTTAAGAAGTATGATGGTCGTTTCAAGGACATTTTCCAGGAGATATTTGAGTCCACCTACAAGGAACAATTTGAGGGTGCTGGCATTTGGTATGAACACCGTTTGATTGACGATATGGTTGCCCAAATGATTAAATCCAAAGGTGGATTTGTGTTGGCATTGAAGAATTACGACGGTGATGTCCAATCTGACATTGTTGCACAAGGTTTCGGATCGCTGGGTTTGATGACCTCTGTTCTGATGACTCCTGACGGAAAAGCCTTTGAAAGTGAAGCTGCCCACGGTACTGTTACTAGACATTACAGACAACACCAACAGGGTAAAGAAACTTCTACTAACTCAATTGCTTCTATTTTTGCTTGGAGTAGAGGTCTCGCTCAGAGGGGTCGTCTTGACAACACGCCTGAAGTAGTTGACTTTGCCAACCTACTTGAGAAAGTTGTCATTGACACTGTGCAGCAAGACGGAATCATGACCAAGGATTTGGCCTTAGCTGCCGGTAAGACTGATAGATCTGCTTACGTTACCACCACTGAATTTCTGGATGCCGTTGCTTCGAAACTTCAGTCTAAGCTGAACATTTAG
- a CDS encoding Nucleotide exchange factor for the endoplasmic reticulum (ER) lumenal Hsp70 chaperone Kar2p has translation MKVTLSVLAIASQLVRIVCSEGENICIGDQCYPKNFEPDKEWKPVQEGQIIPPGSHVRMDFNTHQREAKLVEENEDIDPSSLGVAVVDSTGSFADDQSLEKIEGLSMEQLDEKLEELIELSHDYEYGSDIILSDQYIFGVAGLVPTKTKFTSELKEKALRIVGSCLRNNADAVEKLLGTVPNTITIQFMSNLVGKVNSTGENVDSVEQKRILSIIGAVIPFKIGKVLFEACSGTQKLLLSLDKLESSVQLRGYQMLDDFIHHPEEELLSSLTAKERLVKHIELIQSFFASGKHSLDIAINRELFTRLIALRTNLESANPNLCKPSTDFLNWLIDEIEATKDTDPHFSKELKHLRFELFGNPLASRKGFSDEL, from the coding sequence ATGAAAGTGACATTATCTGTGTTAGCTATTGCCTCCCAATTGGTTAGAATCGTTTGTTCGGAAGGAGAAAATATCTGCATAGGTGACCAGTGCTATCcgaagaattttgaaccTGACAAGGAGTGGAAACCTGTTCAGGAAGGCCAGATTATCCCTCCAGGATCACACGTAAGAATGGACTTTAATACACACCAGAGAGAGGCAAAACTGGTGGAAGAGAATGAGGATATAGACCCCTCATCATTGGGAGTGGCTGTAGTGGATTCCACCGGTTCGTTTGCTGatgatcaatctttggaaaagattgagGGACTTTCCATGGAACAACTAGATGAGAAGTTAGAAGAACTGATTGAGCTTTCCCATGACTACGAGTACGGATCAGACATAATCTTGAGTGATCAGTATATTTTTGGAGTAGCCGGGCTAGTTCCTACTAAGACAAAGTTTACTTCTGAGTTGAAGGAAAAGGCCTTGAGAATTGTCGGATCATGCTTGAGAAACAATGCCGATGCGGTAGAGAAACTACTGGGAACTGTTCCAAATACTATAACCATACAATTCATGTCAAACCTAGTGGGTAAAGTAAATTCCACTGGAGAGAATGTTGACTCTGTTGAACAGAAACGAATCCTTTCAATTATTGGAGCTGTTAttcctttcaaaattggaaaggTATTGTTTGAAGCTTGTTCGGGAACGCAGAAGCTATTACTATCCTTGGATAAACTGGAAAGTTCAGTTCAACTGAGAGGATACCAAATGTTGGACGACTTCATTCATCACCCTGAAGAGGAACTTCTCTCTTCATTGACAGCAAAGGAACGATTAGTAAAGCATATTGAGTTGATTCAATCATTTTTTGCATCAGGAAAGCATTCTCTTGATATAGCAATAAATCGTGAGTTATTCACTAGGCTGATTGCCTTACGAACCAATTTAGAATCTGCCAATCCAAATCTATGTAAACCATCAACtgactttttgaactgGCTGATCGACGAAATTGAAGCTACGAAAGATACCGATCCAcacttttcaaaagagctTAAACATTTACgttttgaactttttgggAACCCATTGGCATCTAGGAAAGGTTTCTCCGATGAGTTATAG
- a CDS encoding Mitochondrial glutamyl-tRNA synthetase, encoded by a nuclear gene translates to MIIKRWHSINLKKPIKLGLKEVSRQPTSPVRTRFAPSPTGFLHLGSLRTALYNFLLARATKGDFILRLEDTDQNRLVKGAEENIYETLKWLNVTVDEGPVEGGPFSPYKQSERDYSNHVHQMIETGSAYRCFCNRERLEGLRESAKLLKPPTNVTYDRHCLKYSKAESDKLSMTKPYTIRFRSPDKYPPFEDLLHGSINLQPQINQEDVRYDDPILVKSDGLPTYHFANVIDDHYMNITHVIRGEEWLPSTPKHIALYNSFNWKPPKFVHIPLLTSIEDKKLSKRSGDIDIMSLKAKGYLPEALINFAVLFGWAPKRSVAGQKQSEVMSLSKLEEVFSLDDLTKGNAKVDFKKLDFLNKHYLNEFLKDKKFFNESVDEVIRLLETKGISTTRSYVEKVLQTVGSLTTLNELSEEQVYLFSKPVLAEFPHENTLSILIAFREALKCHDVTDAINLTASKYPKKQVFEAVRFAISGGVSGVKLPVLAELLGSENFNSRINDAINLAHR, encoded by the coding sequence ATGATCATCAAACGGTGGCACTCCATAAACCTAAAGAAACCCATTAAACTGGGTCTTAAGGAAGTGAGTAGACAACCTACATCCCCTGTGAGAACAAGATTTGCTCCATCCCCAACAGGATTCCTTCATTTGGGTTCATTAAGAACTGCACTGTATAACTTCCTGCTGGCGAGGGCCACTAAAGGTGATTTCATCCTGAGACTTGAAGACACTGATCAAAATAGACTAGTTAAAGGAGCTGAAGAGAACATATACGAAACACTAAAATGGCTGAATGTAACTGTTGATGAAGGTCCCGTTGAAGGAGGCCCCTTTTCCCCATATAAACAGAGTGAAAGGGATTATTCTAATCACGTACATCAAATGATCGAGACAGGTTCTGCTTATAGATGCTTTTGTAACAGAGAAAGACTAGAAGGGCTTAGAGAATCTGCCAAACTACTGAAACCGCCTACCAACGTCACTTATGATAGGCattgtttgaaatactcAAAGGCTGAAAGCGATAAATTATCCATGACTAAACCATACACAATTAGATTCAGATCCCCAGATAAATATCCGCCATTTGAAGACCTTCTACATGGATCTATCAATTTACAGCCTCAAATAAATCAAGAGGATGTGAGATACGACGATCCAATTTTGGTAAAATCTGATGGTCTTCCCACTTATCATTTCGCCAATGTAATAGACGATCACTACATGAACATCACTCATGTCATCAGAGGTGAAGAGTGGTTACCTTCAACACCTAAACACATCGCTCTTTATAACAGCTTTAATTGGAAGCCGCCTAAATTTGTACATATTCCATTATTAACTTCCATTGAGGACAAAAAGCTGAGCAAGAGATCCGGAGATATTGATATAATGTCCTTGAAGGCTAAAGGGTACCTTCCTGAGGCTTTGATTAATTTTGCTGTGCTTTTTGGTTGGGCTCCAAAGAGGTCAGTTGCTGGTCAAAAGCAGTCAGAAGTTATGAGCCTTTCCAAGTTAGAAGAAGTATTTTCCTTGGATGATTTGACGAAAGGAAATGCCAAAgttgatttcaagaagttagacttcttgaacaaacattacttgaatgaatttttgaaagacaagaagtttttcaacgaATCGGTAGACGAAGTCATCAGGCTTCTGGAAACAAAGGGAATTTCTACTACGAGATCATATGTGGAAAAAGTTCTCCAGACTGTGGGCTCATTGACAACTTTGAACGAACTTTCTGAGGAACAGGTATATCTCTTTTCGAAACCAGTGCTAGCTGAATTTCCCCATGAAAACACTTTGAGTATACTAATTGCTTTCAGAGAGGCACTGAAATGTCACGACGTCACAGATGCCATAAATCTCACGGCTTCAAAATACCCTAAGaaacaagtttttgaagcGGTTAGATTTGCCATTAGCGGGGGAGTTTCTGGTGTGAAGCTTCCCGTACTAGCAGAACTTCTTGGATCGGAAAATTTCAATAGCAGGATAAACGATGCCATTAATCTGGCCCACAGGTAA
- a CDS encoding Protein binding phosphatidylinositol 3-phosphate, translating into MTQPTSSVSQVDEEEAQNSRNLTTEALKKLGSMSLYTNNSNSVETNGSEDLGLRPMDSKFQRAADEGLQYFHSSYKNSSSPHHSLTTSDSLPVSNSVKYIREKRIQKKQDSVQSLDRMMDTTLETPALEVADPRGNSVRQFQYEVSAGSLSTREEEQPDSSETESFVNPSPPSQTPSIRPLKQINTQRKPMYTPAVLRTTTEFASLHDNLPYQNSPELSRYRDINLKHKLRQTNRIGLHPQFHNSATEQPSKKSWTSLPTKLMSRTPSTSCASLATSVEASDHNAPTKRHWKPDNSRFNCFRCGRFFHFLTNSRRKHHCRYCGEIFCSDCLSNFIYLDCDAEFVLIGTDTDDKLADDQSTVEQEKFLSKVCYDCFMKYEVFLRENISSLRRQNNDTMDTPNTWHMNDLERRPSRYASGSETVVGSVPADWNWSSF; encoded by the coding sequence ATGACGCAACCTACGAGCTCCGTTTCGCAGgttgacgaagaagaggcaCAGAACTCGAGGAACTTGACCACGGAAGCACTCAAGAAATTGGGTTCAATGAGTTTATacaccaacaacagcaacagcgTCGAAACGAACGGGTCAGAGGATTTGGGACTGCGGCCCATGGACAGTAAGTTCCAAAGGGCAGCAGATGAAGGGCTTCAATACTTCCACAGCAGTTACAAGAACTCTTCTTCCCCTCATCACAGTCTTACAACAAGCGATAGCTTGCCCGTCAGCAACAGCGTCAAATACATACGGGAGAAAAGGATacagaagaaacaggaCTCCGTCCAGTCACTGGACCGGATGATGGACACAACATTGGAAACGCCAGCTCTTGAAGTAGCAGACCCCCGAGGAAACTCTGTGAGACAATTTCAGTACGAAGTCTCTGCCGGTTCTTTGTCAACGAGAGAAGAGGAACAGCCCGATTCGTCGGAGACTGAATCTTTTGTAAATCCATCCCCTCCGAGCCAAACTCCCTCCATACGGCCCCTGAAACAAATTAATACCCAAAGAAAACCAATGTATACCCCAGCAGTTCTCAGAACAACCACTGAGTTTGCATCTCTTCACGATAACCTGCCGTACCAGAATTCCCCAGAGCTTTCCCGCTACAGGGAtatcaatttgaaacacAAATTAAGACAGACCAATAGAATCGGTTTACACCCACAGTTCCATAACTCCGCAACGGAGCAACCATCTAAGAAGTCCTGGACTTCTCTCCCTACCAAGCTAATGAGCAGGACTCCTTCTACTAGTTGTGCTTCGCTGGCTACATCTGTCGAAGCCTCTGATCATAATGCTCCCACCAAGAGACACTGGAAGCCTGACAACTCCAGATTTAATTGCTTCAGGTGTGGCAGGTTTTTCCACTTTTTGACTAACAGTAGACGGAAACACCATTGTCGTTATTGTGGCGAAATTTTCTGCAGTGACTGTTTGTCTAACTTCATCTATCTTGATTGTGACGCTGAGTTTGTACTTATAGGAACTGACACAGACGATAAACTAGCAGACGATCAATCAACCGTGGAACAAGAAAAGttcctttcaaaagtttgcTATGACTGCTTCATGAAATATGAGGTGTTCTTACGTGAGAACATCAGTTCCTTGCGACGTCAGAACAATGACACCATGGATACACCTAATACTTGGCATATGAATGATTTGGAGAGAAGACCATCAAGGTACGCCAGTGGATCTGAGACTGTCGTTGGCAGCGTCCCTGCCgattggaattggagctCCTTTTAA
- a CDS encoding 60S ribosomal protein L9, whose product MKYVLSEQVLTVPEDVSVSIKARVIKVTGPRGELTKDLKHINVAFEKSGDNEIKIIVHHGNRKHVAALRTVKSLISNMITGVTKGYKYKMRLVYAHFPINVNFLERDGHQYVEIRNFLGEKRVREVKVYDGVTASNSSALKDELIFEGNSIENVSQTCADVQQICRVRNKDIRKFLDGIYVSEKGTIVQEE is encoded by the coding sequence ATGAAGTACGTTTTATCCGAGCAAGTTCTTACTGTCCCAGAAGATGTCTCCGTGTCTATCAAGGCCAGAGTCATCAAAGTTACTGGACCAAGGGGTGAGCTGACCAAAGACTTGAAGCACATCAACGTTGCCTTTGAGAAATCTGGCGACAACGAGATCAAGATCATTGTGCATCACGGTAACAGAAAGCACGTTGCTGCTCTGAGAACTGTCAAGTCATTAATCTCTAACATGATCACTGGTGTCACCAAGGGTTACAAGTACAAGATGAGATTGGTTTATGCGCATTTCCCAATTAATGTCAACTTCCTCGAGAGAGATGGTCACCAGTACGTTGAGATCAGAAACTTCTTGGGTGAGAAGAGAGTCAGAGAGGTCAAGGTTTACGATGGTGTCACTGCATCCAACTCTTCTGCTTTGAAGGATGAGCTGATCTTTGAGGGTAACTCCATTGAGAACGTCTCTCAAACTTGTGCTGATGTCCAACAGATTTGCCGTGTTAGAAACAAGGATATCCGTAAATTTTTAGACGGTATCTACGTTTCTGAGAAGGGAACTATcgttcaagaagaataa
- a CDS encoding Protein whose overexpression affects chromosome stability, potential Cdc28p substrate, with translation MKPSVIQVEATPEKPKPSFIQVPESSPMTKEESTTGRLDSLRKFQFQPGDESPIPKHQAKVSYETKKNIHLLRKKYPHFTAKEIFRAYISCNSSLKLTNDKLATMPVRSPSSQSPSTGALIPTDIPKRDPPRINLQSSKVNVGKKESISSRYLTRRQEPLNAPQASSVDPTIKKRKLVRVSSLEGTTPQFQLQQPVLSLEEEEEEEEEDAIQIDDSDEEVDGAQFESASTDFEEKTLNFLNTADKRDIVDVANIHPSVADLLIAKRPFESLSLIEEDDFSDKPVKGRKKPTGEKIVEKASEKLRGYEAVENLIKQCSYYGNRISNEVKKWGVGVHGERGELEVVEVDVDTEPEDSENEDGLGQKFSTLPDRSKTAPLPQNTKRVRRKHKAVDYEEDFEDDFEEEEEEDDDEDYLSKNSPKKSITHINNKIGYFKRKPKLLSDKISLKNYQQVGVNWLNLLYQNNLSCILADEMGLGKTCQVIAFLAHLKQKKYPGPHMVVVPSSTLENWLREFRKFCPELIVQPYYGSQEERGELRYQLADSDSYDVLVTTYNLATGNKFDQQFLRSREFNVIVYDEGHMLKNSQSERYAKLMRLGAHFRLLLTGTPLQNNLKELISLLAFILPKLFKEKKDDLKVLFDQKAKTTSIEDPDFNPLLSQQAISKARTMMAPFVLRRKKFQVLSHLPEKHHFIETCEFLDEQKVLYEEELEKVKRLREEREKRKLIKDEETLKKLPPLPSQSNLIMQLRKAALHPLLFRGNFTDKVIKEMSVKIMKEPVYADANLEYIYEDMAIMNDYELNELCLKYPRTLSKYKLEEKSFMQSGKVQKLKELLDKIIFEREEKVLIFSLFTQVLDIIEVVLSVLKIKFLRLDGQTSVDIRQDIIDKFYEDETIPVFLLSTKAGGFGINLVCANNVIIFDQSFNPHDDKQAEDRAHRVGQTKEVNVYRMVTKNTIDESILQLALNKLQLDSTVSDDNDKSTRAFEEQTAKVIEQMLFERESSTDVPEEKNA, from the coding sequence ATGAAGCCATCTGTGATACAAGTCGAAGCGACGCCGGAAAAACCCAAGCCATCATTTATCCAAGTTCCTGAATCATCTCCAATGACTAAGGAAGAATCTACAACAGGAAGATTAGACTCGTTAAGAaagtttcagtttcaacCAGGAGATGAATCTCCTATTCCGAAACACCAGGCAAAAGTCTCCTATGagacaaagaagaacattCATCTGCTTCGCAAGAAGTATCCACATTTCACAGCAAAAGAGATCTTCAGAGCTTATATCTCATGTAATTCATCGTTGAAGCTCACTAATGATAAACTCGCAACCATGCCAGTCAGAAGTCCATCATCGCAATCACCCTCCACCGGAGCGTTGATTCCTACAGATATACCCAAGCGAGACCCTCCTCGTATCAACTTACAATCCAGTAAGGTGAACGTTGGTAAGAAGGAATCTATTTCTTCGCGTTATCTGACTCGCCGTCAGGAACCACTAAACGCACCACAGGCAAGTTCGGTTGATCCAACgatcaagaaaagaaaattagTTAGAGTGTCTAGCTTGGAAGGTACAACCcctcaatttcaactgCAACAACCCGTGTTGtcacttgaagaagaagaggaagaggaggaggaagacgCGATACAAATAGACGACTCTGACGAAGAAGTTGATGGAGCTCAGTTTGAATCAGCCTCTACCGATTTTGAGGAAAAGACACtaaactttttgaataCAGCTGATAAGCGGGACATAGTGGATGTTGCCAATATACATCCAAGTGTAGCCGACTTGCTTATTGCTAAAAGGCCATTCGAGTCTTTGAgtttgattgaagaagatgactTTTCAGATAAGCCCGTAAAAGGTAGAAAGAAACCAACTGGCGAAAAAATTGTCGAAAAGGCCTCTGAAAAGCTCCGTGGCTATGAAGCTGTAGAAAATCTCATTAAGCAATGTTCCTATTATGGTAACAGGATTTCTAATGAGGTCAAAAAGTGGGGTGTCGGTGTTCATGGCGAGAGGGGAGAATTGGAGGTAGTTGAGGTGGATGTTGATACCGAGCCCGAAGATAGTGAGAACGAAGATGGTCTGGGCCAAAAATTTAGTACATTGCCAGACCGATCTAAAACCGCTCCTCTTCCTCAAAATACAAAAAGAGTCAGAAGAAAACACAAAGCAGTGGATtacgaagaagattttgaggatgattttgaagaggaagaagaggaagacgaCGACGAAGACTACTTATCTAAGaattctccaaagaagagtATTACTCATATTAATAACAAGATaggatatttcaaaagaaagccCAAGTTATTGAGTGATAAAATCAGCctgaaaaattatcagCAGGTTGGAGTGAACTGGCTGAATCTACTTTACCAAAATAACTTGTCGTGTATCTTAGCTGACGAGATGGGGCTCGGTAAGACTTGTCAAGTGATTGCATTTTTGGCCCATTTAAAGCAGAAGAAATATCCTGGCCCTCATATGGTTGTCGTTCCATCTTCtactttggaaaactggCTTCGAGAGTTTCGTAAATTTTGTCCTGAATTAATTGTTCAGCCATACTATGGGTCGCAGGAAGAAAGAGGGGAGTTAAGATATCAACTAGCTGATAGTGATTCATACGATGTTTTGGTTACAACTTACAACTTGGCTACTGGAAACAAGTTTGATCAGCAATTCTTGAGAAGTAGAGAGTTCAACGTTATCGTGTATGATGAAGGTCACATGTTAAAGAACAGTCAATCGGAGAGGTATGCCAAACTTATGAGACTGGGTGCTCATTTCAGGCTTTTATTGACAGGCACTCCATTACAGAACAATTTAAAAGAATTAATTTCTTTGTTAGCATTTATTCTGCCAAAACTATtcaaggaaaagaaagatgacTTGAAAGTATTGTTTGATCAGAAGGCCAAGACTACCAGTATAGAAGATCCTGATTTCAATCCATTGTTGTCACAGCAAGCAATATCAAAAGCTAGAACGATGATGGCACCTTTTGTTcttcgaagaaaaaagttcCAGGTGCTTTCACATTTGCCCGAGAAGCATCATTTCATTGAGACTTGTGAATTTCTTGATGAGCAGAAGGTCCTATACGAAGAGGAGCTTGAGAAGGTAAAAAGAttgagagaagaaagagaaaaaaggaAGCTAATTAAGGATGaggaaactttgaagaaacttccTCCGTTGCCGTCTCAATCCAATCTTATAATGCAGCTGAGGAAAGCAGCTTTACACCCATTACTGTTTAGAGGAAATTTCACTGACAAAGTTATTAAGGAGATGTCCGTTAAAATCATGAAAGAACCTGTCTACGCTGATGCCAACCTGGAATACATTTACGAAGATATGGCCATAATGAACGACTATGAGCTAAATGAACTGTGCTTAAAGTATCCTCGTACATTATCAAAGTACAAGttagaagaaaaatcttttATGCAGAGCggaaaagttcaaaagCTTAAGGAATTACTAGACAAGATTATTTTTGAGAGAGAGGAAAAGGTATTAATCTTTTCCTTATTCACTCAGGTATTGGACATTATTGAGGTGGTTCTCTCCGTTCTTaaaatcaagtttttgagaCTTGACGGCCAAACTTCTGTTGATATCAGACAAGATATCATCGACAAATTCTatgaagatgaaacaattcccgtttttcttttatctACCAAAGCTGGTGGATTCGGAATTAACTTGGTATGTGCCAATAATGTAATTATCTTCGATCAATCGTTTAACCCACACGATGACAAGCAAGCTGAAGATAGAGCACACAGGGTGGGTCAGACCAAAGAAGTTAACGTTTATCGAATGGTTACCAAGAATACAATAGATGAGAGCATTCTGCAGTTGGCCTTGAACAAACTACAATTGGATAGTACCGTCAGTGATGACAACGATAAAAGCACCAGGGCATTTGAGGAACAGACAGCCAAGGTCATTGAACAAATGCTTTTTGAAAGGGAAAGTAGCACAGACGTTCcagaagagaagaatgcGTAA